One segment of Babylonia areolata isolate BAREFJ2019XMU chromosome 24, ASM4173473v1, whole genome shotgun sequence DNA contains the following:
- the LOC143298830 gene encoding BTB/POZ domain-containing protein KCTD12-like, producing the protein MSANANSVSNSGQLVELNVGGVMYTTNLATLVKEPDSILASLFQDTSHHLVRDTKGKVFIDRDGVLFRYVLDYLRNQKLVLPENFHERERLKQEAEYFQLPDLIHCLSLSPKPAHLPPLSGSSPTGFPALPMPAAIIPPVTGKMPGFITVGYRGTFAFGRDGLADVKFRKLSRITVCGKVSLCRDVFKDTLNESRDPDRGETDRYTGRFFLKHTFLEQAFDMLQEEGFLMVGSCGTGTNSAGEVKPGLDTEEAKWQHYNEFVFERR; encoded by the coding sequence ATGTCTGCCAACGCCAACTCGGTCAGCAACAGCGGGCAGCTGGTGGAGCTCAACGTAGGGGGAGTGATGTACACCACGAACCTGGCCACGCTGGTCAAGGAACCTGACTCCATACTGGCCTCTCTCTTTCAGGACACGTCACACCACCTCGTGCGGGACACCAAGGGCAAGGTCTTCATCGACCGCGACGGCGTCCTCTTCCGCTACGTGCTGGACTACCTCCGCAACCAGAAGCTGGTCCTCCCGGAGAACTTCCACGAGCGCGAGCGTCTGAAGCAGGAGGCGGAGTACTTCCAGCTGCCTGACCTGATCCACTGCCTGTCCCTGTCCCCCAAacccgcccacctcccccctctctcaggcTCCTCCCCGACAGGCTTCCCCGCTCTGCCCATGCCCGCCGCCATCATCCCGCCCGTGACGGGCAAGATGCCCGGCTTCATCACGGTGGGCTATCGGGGGACGTTCGCCTTCGGGCGCGACGGGCTGGCAGACGTCAAGTTCCGGAAGCTGAGCCGGATCACGGTGTGCGGCAAGGTGTCGCTGTGCCGGGACGTCTTCAAGGACACGCTGAACGAGAGCCGCGACCCGGACCGCGGGGAGACGGACCGCTACACGGGCCGCTTCTTCCTGAAGCACACCTTCCTGGAGCAGGCCTTCGACATGCTGCAGGAGGAGGGCTTCCTGATGGTGGGCAGCTGCGGCACAGGCACCAACAGCGCCGGGGAGGTCAAGCCGGGGCTGGACACGGAGGAGGCCAAGTGGCAGCACTACAATGAGTTCGTCTTTGAGCGGCGTTGA